The following are encoded in a window of Pristiophorus japonicus isolate sPriJap1 unplaced genomic scaffold, sPriJap1.hap1 HAP1_SCAFFOLD_45, whole genome shotgun sequence genomic DNA:
- the LOC139251828 gene encoding zinc finger protein 239-like — MEAKSTIHSGEKLHTFSVCGQGFSLSSNLEGHKCSHTGEKLCKCGECGKRFNYPSQLETHRRIHTGERPFTCSVCGMGFTRLSNLLTHQRVHTGERQFLCSVCGMGFPQLSSLLRHQRVHTGERLLLCSVCGKGFIRSSHLLTHQRVHK; from the exons atggaagcaaaaagcaccattcacagcggggagaaactgcacacgttctctgtgtgtggacaaggcttcagcctatCATCCAACCTCGagggacacaagtgcagtcacactggggagaaactgtgtaaatgtggggaatgtgggaaacgtttcaactacccgtcacagctggaaacacatcgacgaattcacactggggagaggccgttcacctgctccgtttgtGGGATG GGATTTActcggttatccaacctgctgacacaccagcgagttcacactggggagagacagttcctctgctctgtgtgtgggatgggattccctcagttatccagcctgctgagacaccagcgagttcacactggggagcgaCTGTTactctgctctgtgtgtgggaagggattcattcggtcatcccacctgttgacacaccagcgagttcacaagtga